The genomic stretch ACAATCCGAAACTAAGCCCGATAGCAACGGTTTTTAAACCTTTGGGTCCTTGTCCGTTGGCAAAAACATCAGACAAATAATATTTGGCATATAAGCCGAAATCGTTATAGCCGATTCCGAAAAACAAGCCGGCACGCGTGGGATTCAGATTAAATGTCCCTGTCTTTTTTACCTTGCCGTCTTCTTTACTGATTTGCTTTGTTTTTCCGCCTAATAATAATCCGCCTTCAACGCCCGCCGCAATGGAAAAATCTGAACCTCTTACGGGTTTGAAAGTTAATGTCAGCGGCATTGTGAGGTAAGTGGAACGCAACAGGTTTTTAGAAAAATTCTTGCTGTCATCAATGGTGTAAGTGAGTTGATCTTGTCCTTTTTTCAGCGTAATATTTTTTTCAAAATGATACGTGTTCCAGTCCCAGCCGAGCGACGTGGATAACTGCCATTGCTTGTGTTTGTCCAGCTTAACATATCCGCCGATGACGTATAAAATAAATTCGGGACCTTTCTTCAAAGTTAAATCTGCATTTGAAGAAGATACGCCAATATGCCCGTTGTCCATAAACCTGTTCCAGCCGAAACCGAGCGCAGGCTGCACACCAAAGTATGCTCTGTCGCTTTTGAAACCCACTTTGTAGGAATATGACTTTGTATGATTTGCAGAATCGGGTTTATTGATGCTGAAAAGTGCATCATCATTCGTCGTGTCCTTATGAATCAATTTACTTTGTGCATTTACGCAAATGCTTGCTGCAATTATGTTGCAGAGGATAAACAGTTTTTTCATTCGTATATTTTTTATTGTTTTTTATATTTTGTAATAGACACAAAACCTACGTTGATTGTGGCTGAATTTTCATCTTCGTTGTAAACAGATTCACTTACATCCTTTGCCTTGTCTTTGATAGATGAAAGCATTTTAGAGAAGAATGACCCTTTTCTTTTTTTATCGGCTGTTTGTTGCGGCTGACTATTAATGGCAACTGTATTTTCAGTATTATTTACTTCAGTTGATGATTCAATTGTTTTTATGTTTTCAGGCTGATTTTGAACATCAGAAGAAGATGAATTGTTTAAAGCAACTGAATTTGCCTTTTTGATAACTATTGTTTTAGGTTGAATCGATGAATCTATTGCTGCAACTATATTTTCCTTAGGATCTTCTTTTTTTACACTTACCAAAGCAACTGTATTTTTTATTTGTTCTTCCTGCTTTTGTTCAACACGATGGACTAATTTTTTCGGCGCATCATTTTCTTTTTTTGGTGGAGCGATGTCTTTAATAGTAGCGACTTTATTTGCCGGGACAACGAGGGAATCTTTGTGCGGAATACGCTTTTGCTCATTAACGGCAACAACGTTCGCCTCATTTTTTGGAGCTTGCAATTTTAAAAATAAGCCAATTGAAACAATCGCTGCAATGCTTGCTGCGACTGCCATCCAGGCGAAAGGCTTTTTCTTTTTGCCCGAAATTTCTGTTTCGATTTTTTCAAACAAATCCGCAGGCGGCGTTGCTTCCGCATCGTGGAAGATTTGTTTAAACCTGTTATCAAATTCGTTATCGTTTTGCATAATTCATGTTCTCCATTTTTTTAATTTCCTGTCGCAATATTTGCCGGGCTCTTGATAGTTGCGATTTGCTTCCGCCTTCCGAAATATTCAGCGCTTCGGCAATTTCTTTGTGCGAATAACCTTCGATCGCGTACATATTGAAAACAATTCTGTAACCGTCGGGCAATTGGTTAATCAGCTTCATCAAATCTTCCATTTGTAATTTGTCGAATACCGATTCATCTTTCACTTCAGCTACTGCATTTTCGTTTGTTACAATTTCAAATGTGTGAATGCTTTTGCGGTAGTTTTCAATTGCCGTATTTACCACAATTCTTCTCATCCAGCCTTCAAAAGAACCTGTGTCTGAAAACGCATCAATGTTCTTAAACACTTTTATGAAACTCATCTGCAATATATCTTCTGCATCTTCTCGGCTCTTCGCATAACGCAGACAAATCATAAACATCTTCGCCGAATATGCGTTGTACAATTGCCTTTGCGCCGCAGGATTTCGCTTCCTGCATTCTTCAATTACAGCTTCAAAGGAATTGTTCGTCGTTCTGTTCATGCTTCTGCAAATAAAGACGATGATTGATGATAAAAGGTTGCATGAAGAAGAAAATTTTTTTAATGCTTAAGCTCCGCAATCGTTTTCGCAACTTGCAGTTGCAAAAGAATTATTGCTTACATTTATCCACTCAAAAAATCATTCTCAAAAAAATACTTTTATGAAGAAACTCTTCTTTTATGTAATGGCTGTTTGTGTCGGGAATAGTGCCTTTGCGCAAGGCATTCACATCATTCCCGAACCGGAAAGCGTAACGCCTGTGCAGGCAACTTTTACTTTGTCTGCGAATACGAATATCATTGTTTCCGACAAATCAAAAACAGAAAAAACAACAACTTATCTGAATGATTATTTGAAAAAATATTACAGTTTTTCTTTGCCGGATAAATCTGCGAAAATAAATTATGTTGCTTTTCGTTTAGCGCCAAATACAGATACTGTCGGAAGCTATACTTTGGATGTTACCAAAGATTCCATCGTCATTACTTCCGGTAACGAACAAGGACTTTTTTACGGAATGCAGACTTTGATTCAGTTGTTACCGACAACTGTTTCATCAACTCTTCAAATTTCCGGCGTTATTGTAAAAGATGCACCGCGACTGGCTTACAGAGGAATGATGCTCGATTGCGGTCGTCATTTTATGCCTGTTGATTTTGTAAAAAAATATATCGATTATCTTGCTTTACACAAGTTTAATACATTTCATTGGCACTTGACGGAAGATCAGGGCTGGCGCATCGAGATTAAAAAATATCCGCGTCTTACGAAAGTAGGCGCGTGGCGCAACGGAACAATCATCGGGCATCATCCCGGAACCGGAAACGATGATGAACGAAGCGGTGGATTTTACACACAAAAAGAAATTAAAGATGTTGTGAAATATGCAGCCGACCGCTATATTACCATCATTCCCGAAATTGAAATGCCCGGACATTCTTCGGCGGCAATTGCTGCGTATCCGCAATTAAGTTGTTTTCCCGATTCTTCAACAGAAATTCAGGCAAAAGTTTGGAGTGGTCCGAGAACCGGAAAACAGGTGCAGCAATCTTGGGGAGTTTATCCCGATATTTATGCACCTACGGAATATACTTTCAAATTCGTCGAAAATGTGTTGGATGAAGTGATTAAATTATTCCCGTCAAAATACATTCACATCGGCGGCGACGAAGCGCCGAAAGATTACTGGAACAAATCGCCTTATTGCCAACAGTTGATGAAAAATCTCGGCTTGAAAAATGCAGACGAATTACAGAGTTATTTTATCCAAAGAGTAGAAAAATACCTCAACTCAAAAGGGCGTCAAATCATTGGTTGGGACGAAATTCTTGAAGGTGGTCTTGCTCCGAATGCCACTATTATGAGCTGGCGCGGAGAAGATGGCGGAATTGCAGCAGCACAGCAACATCACAATGTAATAATGTCGCCGGGTGGCTGGATGTATATTGACCATTCGCAAATGAAGCATGAAGATTCTTTGACTATCGGCGGATATTTGCCTATTCAGCGTGTGTATAGTTACAATCCTTTCCCTGCAAAACTTACAAGCGATGAACACAAATATATTGAAGGCGTACAGGCAAATGTGTGGACAGAGTATATGTCCAATCCGGCAAAAGTTGAATACATGGTTTTC from Arachidicoccus sp. BS20 encodes the following:
- a CDS encoding RNA polymerase sigma factor; protein product: MNRTTNNSFEAVIEECRKRNPAAQRQLYNAYSAKMFMICLRYAKSREDAEDILQMSFIKVFKNIDAFSDTGSFEGWMRRIVVNTAIENYRKSIHTFEIVTNENAVAEVKDESVFDKLQMEDLMKLINQLPDGYRIVFNMYAIEGYSHKEIAEALNISEGGSKSQLSRARQILRQEIKKMENMNYAKR
- a CDS encoding outer membrane beta-barrel protein; this translates as MKKLFILCNIIAASICVNAQSKLIHKDTTNDDALFSINKPDSANHTKSYSYKVGFKSDRAYFGVQPALGFGWNRFMDNGHIGVSSSNADLTLKKGPEFILYVIGGYVKLDKHKQWQLSTSLGWDWNTYHFEKNITLKKGQDQLTYTIDDSKNFSKNLLRSTYLTMPLTLTFKPVRGSDFSIAAGVEGGLLLGGKTKQISKEDGKVKKTGTFNLNPTRAGLFFGIGYNDFGLYAKYYLSDVFANGQGPKGLKTVAIGLSFGLF
- a CDS encoding beta-N-acetylhexosaminidase, producing the protein MKKLFFYVMAVCVGNSAFAQGIHIIPEPESVTPVQATFTLSANTNIIVSDKSKTEKTTTYLNDYLKKYYSFSLPDKSAKINYVAFRLAPNTDTVGSYTLDVTKDSIVITSGNEQGLFYGMQTLIQLLPTTVSSTLQISGVIVKDAPRLAYRGMMLDCGRHFMPVDFVKKYIDYLALHKFNTFHWHLTEDQGWRIEIKKYPRLTKVGAWRNGTIIGHHPGTGNDDERSGGFYTQKEIKDVVKYAADRYITIIPEIEMPGHSSAAIAAYPQLSCFPDSSTEIQAKVWSGPRTGKQVQQSWGVYPDIYAPTEYTFKFVENVLDEVIKLFPSKYIHIGGDEAPKDYWNKSPYCQQLMKNLGLKNADELQSYFIQRVEKYLNSKGRQIIGWDEILEGGLAPNATIMSWRGEDGGIAAAQQHHNVIMSPGGWMYIDHSQMKHEDSLTIGGYLPIQRVYSYNPFPAKLTSDEHKYIEGVQANVWTEYMSNPAKVEYMVFPRMAAVAEVGWTQLANKNYNDFKTRLQDEISRYKLWGVNYCTKWDNQPDTK